In Pseudodesulfovibrio sp. JC047, one DNA window encodes the following:
- a CDS encoding FAD-dependent oxidoreductase — protein MIVTSGLTLFGIGLGAAAILGVASKLLYVKEDPRIALIEDNLPGANCGGCGFPGCSGAAAAIVAGKAPASVCIVADEATSAVVAGIMGQEVIQREPELAIRDCTGGTRAEEAFYYEGALDCRAAHQLYGGSKSCPEGCLGLGSCVKACPFNAIHMGPDRLPVIDPTQCKACGNCVDACPRGVIAISGLSARLLHLNQTTDCLAPCRQRCPAQINIPKYIEQIKAGDYDGAVMTIKERNPLLVTCGRVCPRPCETECRRQFVDDPVAINMLKRFVADRELHSGTRLPVSCAKDTDKKVAVIGGGPAGLSCAYFLRRLGHHPTIFDAMPKLGGQTRYGIPEYRLPKADLDWEIQGILDLGIEAKVNTKFGRDFTIETLKEDGFDAVFIGIGAWQASGMYAEGEDLDGVMGGIEFLTAHALGQKPETGDNVIVVGGGNTAIDAARTCVRLGANVTLMYRRTKNEMPADMEEIVGAEDEGVQFKFLAAPARVVGDENGKATHLEYYEMELGEPDESGRRRPVKKEGSEARMVASLIIPAIGQKPDLGCLYDDSETGTCPLETTRWQTIVADENTFETAIPGVFTAGDVYTGPDLVVSAIGDGRKAARSIHYYMTQDRIPVSETTQKAMIPYTLFKEIDHVERKQRAVLPHLCHGDDRNCSFNEVEGSLSEADARAEADRCLRCGLTCYDHETTVQDSDPENARN, from the coding sequence ATGATAGTGACATCGGGACTGACACTTTTCGGCATAGGCCTCGGGGCCGCAGCCATACTGGGCGTCGCTTCGAAACTCCTCTACGTCAAGGAGGACCCACGCATCGCCTTGATTGAAGACAACCTGCCCGGCGCCAACTGCGGCGGCTGCGGATTTCCCGGCTGTTCGGGCGCGGCCGCGGCCATTGTCGCGGGCAAGGCCCCTGCCTCGGTCTGCATCGTCGCGGACGAAGCAACCAGTGCCGTGGTCGCGGGCATCATGGGACAAGAGGTCATCCAGCGCGAACCGGAACTCGCTATCCGCGACTGCACCGGCGGCACCCGCGCCGAAGAAGCCTTCTATTACGAAGGAGCCTTGGACTGCCGGGCTGCGCACCAATTATACGGTGGCTCGAAATCCTGCCCCGAAGGATGTCTCGGCCTCGGGTCCTGCGTGAAAGCCTGTCCGTTCAATGCCATTCACATGGGACCGGACCGGCTTCCCGTCATCGATCCCACCCAGTGCAAGGCCTGTGGCAACTGCGTGGACGCCTGCCCCCGTGGCGTCATCGCCATTTCCGGTCTCTCCGCCCGGTTGCTCCATCTCAATCAGACAACAGACTGTCTGGCTCCCTGTCGTCAGCGATGTCCGGCACAGATCAACATTCCCAAATACATCGAACAGATCAAAGCCGGGGACTATGACGGCGCGGTCATGACGATCAAGGAACGCAATCCCCTGCTCGTGACCTGCGGTCGCGTCTGTCCCCGTCCTTGCGAAACCGAATGTCGTCGGCAATTCGTGGATGACCCCGTGGCCATCAACATGCTCAAACGATTTGTGGCTGACCGGGAACTCCATTCCGGCACCCGGCTGCCCGTCTCCTGCGCCAAGGATACGGACAAGAAGGTCGCGGTCATCGGTGGCGGTCCCGCCGGACTGTCCTGTGCGTATTTTCTCCGCAGACTGGGCCATCACCCAACCATTTTCGACGCCATGCCCAAACTGGGCGGGCAAACCCGCTACGGCATCCCGGAATACAGACTCCCGAAAGCGGATCTCGACTGGGAGATACAAGGCATCCTCGACCTCGGTATCGAGGCGAAGGTCAACACCAAATTTGGCCGGGATTTCACCATTGAAACCCTCAAGGAAGACGGATTCGACGCTGTTTTCATTGGAATCGGGGCCTGGCAGGCTTCGGGAATGTATGCCGAAGGCGAAGATCTTGATGGCGTCATGGGTGGCATCGAATTCCTCACGGCTCACGCCTTGGGACAAAAGCCCGAAACCGGCGATAACGTCATTGTCGTGGGCGGAGGAAACACCGCCATTGACGCGGCTCGGACCTGTGTCCGGCTGGGAGCAAACGTCACGCTCATGTATCGACGGACCAAAAATGAAATGCCGGCGGATATGGAAGAAATCGTCGGAGCCGAAGACGAAGGCGTCCAGTTCAAATTCCTGGCGGCTCCCGCCCGGGTCGTCGGCGATGAAAACGGCAAGGCGACCCATTTGGAATATTACGAAATGGAACTGGGTGAACCCGATGAGTCGGGTCGGCGGCGGCCAGTCAAGAAAGAAGGCTCCGAAGCCCGCATGGTTGCCAGCCTCATCATTCCGGCCATCGGCCAGAAACCCGACCTCGGCTGTCTGTACGACGACAGCGAAACAGGGACCTGTCCGCTGGAAACCACCCGTTGGCAAACCATTGTCGCGGATGAAAATACCTTTGAAACGGCCATCCCCGGCGTGTTCACGGCTGGCGATGTCTACACCGGCCCGGACCTCGTTGTCTCGGCCATTGGTGACGGCCGCAAGGCGGCCCGATCAATCCATTATTACATGACACAGGACCGGATTCCGGTGTCCGAAACAACGCAAAAAGCAATGATTCCATACACGCTCTTCAAGGAAATCGATCATGTGGAACGGAAACAACGGGCTGTCTTGCCCCATCTGTGCCACGGCGATGACCGCAATTGTTCTTTCAATGAAGTCGAAGGCTCCCTGAGTGAAGCCGACGCCCGCGCCGAGGCAGATCGGTGTCTCCGTTGCGGACTGACTTGCTACGATCACGAGACCACTGTTCAGGACAGTGACCCCGAAAACGCCCGAAACTGA
- the pta gene encoding phosphate acetyltransferase, producing MSKSLYISATEARSGKSAIVLGIMHLLRANLQRVAVFRPVISDPVNGGKDHDIDLMLRHFKLDQEYDQAYGYTLSEARRLLNSGQEAWLLESILNKFKELEKNYDFVLCEGTDYIGGNAAMEFEINVSIVSNLGCPVMLIVNGLNKTESDLVDSTQRTISLFEERGLEVMGLIVNRARPNLPDTVLEDITAKTKTSHPLLAYAIPDDKRLGNPTIHDVIKWLDASVLYGHGRLDTQVDNFVTAAMHITNFLKYIREGSLIITPGDRMDIILASISSRQSSSYDNIAGIVLTGGIQPSETVHRLIEGWTGVPLPILIVDDHTYKATQILQSLHGTIDPEHPAKIASAIGLFESRVNIEELRKRLVTTESKKITPFMFEYNLIEKAKAPRRHIVLPEGTSDRIIQATEILQRRNVVDITLLGAPETIQAQASNLGVKLNGAQCVNPSDSPQFEHYAEHYFEARKHKGIRMEDARDRMMDPTYFGTMMVQTGDADGMVSGSITTTAQTIRPAFEFIKTKPDASIVSSVFLMCMGDRVVCFGDCAVNPKPDAQQLAEIALNSAETARLFGIAPYVAMLSYSTGGSGTGADVEKVVEATAIARQLANERGLDIPIEGPLQYDAAVDPDVARTKMPNSDVAGHATVFIFPDLNTGNNTYKAVQRSVPGSTAIGPVLQGLNKPVNDLSRGCRVRDIVNTVAITAIQAQTKKDA from the coding sequence ATGTCAAAAAGTCTCTATATCTCAGCGACCGAGGCCCGCAGCGGCAAATCCGCCATTGTTTTAGGCATCATGCATCTGTTGCGTGCCAACCTGCAACGTGTCGCGGTCTTTCGCCCAGTCATCAGCGACCCGGTGAACGGCGGCAAGGATCATGACATTGATCTCATGCTCCGGCATTTCAAACTCGATCAGGAATACGATCAGGCCTACGGCTACACTTTGAGCGAAGCCAGACGGTTGCTGAACAGTGGTCAGGAAGCCTGGCTGCTGGAAAGCATTCTGAACAAGTTCAAGGAGCTGGAAAAGAACTACGATTTCGTGCTTTGCGAAGGTACCGACTACATCGGTGGCAATGCGGCCATGGAATTCGAGATCAACGTATCCATCGTCTCCAATCTCGGCTGTCCGGTCATGTTGATCGTCAACGGTTTGAACAAGACTGAATCCGATCTGGTGGACTCGACACAACGGACCATCAGCCTGTTCGAGGAACGGGGTCTCGAAGTCATGGGGCTTATCGTCAACCGTGCCCGTCCAAACCTGCCGGACACCGTGCTCGAGGACATCACCGCCAAGACAAAGACGTCGCATCCACTGCTCGCCTATGCCATTCCCGACGATAAGCGATTGGGCAATCCCACCATTCACGACGTCATCAAGTGGTTGGATGCCAGCGTGCTGTACGGACATGGCCGCCTCGACACCCAGGTGGACAACTTTGTGACCGCAGCCATGCACATCACCAACTTTCTCAAATACATCCGGGAAGGCAGTCTGATTATCACGCCCGGCGACCGCATGGATATCATTCTGGCCAGTATCTCGTCCCGCCAGTCTTCATCCTATGACAACATCGCCGGCATCGTGCTCACCGGTGGCATTCAGCCGTCTGAAACGGTCCACCGGCTCATTGAAGGATGGACCGGAGTACCACTGCCCATCCTGATTGTTGATGACCACACCTACAAGGCGACCCAGATACTCCAGTCGTTGCACGGGACCATCGATCCCGAACACCCTGCCAAAATCGCGTCCGCCATCGGATTGTTCGAATCCCGGGTGAACATCGAGGAACTCCGCAAACGACTGGTCACGACCGAATCCAAAAAAATCACCCCGTTCATGTTCGAATACAACCTGATTGAAAAGGCCAAGGCTCCACGGCGACACATTGTATTGCCGGAAGGAACCAGCGACCGCATCATTCAGGCCACGGAAATCCTGCAACGGCGCAATGTGGTGGATATCACCCTGCTCGGCGCCCCCGAGACCATCCAGGCCCAGGCCTCCAATCTCGGCGTGAAACTCAACGGCGCGCAATGCGTGAATCCCTCTGATTCTCCGCAATTCGAACACTATGCCGAACACTATTTCGAAGCCCGGAAACACAAAGGCATCCGCATGGAAGACGCCCGGGACCGCATGATGGACCCCACGTATTTCGGGACCATGATGGTCCAGACCGGGGACGCGGACGGCATGGTCTCAGGCTCGATCACGACCACAGCCCAGACCATTCGGCCAGCCTTCGAATTCATCAAGACGAAACCGGATGCCTCCATTGTGTCGTCCGTGTTTCTGATGTGCATGGGAGACCGCGTGGTCTGCTTTGGCGACTGCGCAGTCAATCCGAAACCGGACGCCCAGCAACTTGCTGAAATCGCGCTCAATTCAGCGGAAACGGCCCGGTTATTCGGCATCGCTCCGTATGTGGCCATGCTGTCATACTCAACCGGCGGTTCCGGAACCGGGGCCGACGTGGAAAAAGTAGTTGAAGCCACAGCCATCGCTCGACAACTGGCCAACGAACGCGGTCTGGATATCCCCATTGAAGGCCCGCTCCAGTATGATGCGGCGGTTGACCCGGATGTCGCCCGGACAAAAATGCCGAATTCGGATGTCGCCGGACATGCCACGGTGTTCATTTTCCCGGACCTGAACACCGGCAACAACACCTACAAGGCCGTCCAGCGGTCCGTTCCCGGATCAACGGCCATCGGGCCGGTTCTTCAGGGACTGAACAAGCCGGTGAACGACCTCAGTCGGGGATGCAGGGTTCGGGATATCGTCAATACCGTTGCCATCACCGCCATTCAGGCGCAGACGAAAAAGGACGCATAG
- a CDS encoding acetate kinase, with amino-acid sequence MNILVINCGSSSLKYQLLNMKDDTVIASGVIERIGEELGIITQRSNPAKWPDTKSTEKLFIRNHEAAMRLMVEKLVGEEWGVIESLKDIDAIGHRVVQGGETFSTPELVDENVIEEIRANIPLAPLHAPNLTGIEIAMELFPHTPQVTVFDTEFHQTIPKKAFMYPIPLNLYKELKIRKYGFHGTSHKYVTKRAATHLGKPMGKTNLITIHLGNGCSMAAVKNGQCADTTMGLTPLAGLMMGTRCGDVDPAILAFIAKHKKMGIEDIDTMLNKKSGLYGICGTNDMRDIHAARENGDANAQLAFEMFAYRVKLFIGAYLAVLGTIDAVVFTAGIGENDAHVRALACKGLEPLGITIDQEKNTLREPGTRTISADDSPISILIVPTNEELEIAKETMALVNG; translated from the coding sequence ATGAATATTCTTGTCATCAACTGCGGCAGTTCTTCCCTGAAATATCAACTGCTCAATATGAAAGACGACACCGTCATCGCGTCCGGAGTAATTGAACGTATCGGTGAAGAGTTGGGCATCATCACCCAACGATCGAATCCGGCCAAATGGCCTGACACCAAATCAACGGAAAAACTGTTCATTCGAAACCATGAAGCCGCCATGCGCCTGATGGTCGAAAAACTGGTCGGCGAGGAGTGGGGCGTCATCGAATCCCTCAAAGATATCGACGCCATCGGTCATCGAGTGGTTCAAGGTGGAGAGACCTTTTCCACCCCGGAACTGGTGGATGAAAACGTGATCGAAGAAATTCGAGCGAATATTCCGCTGGCTCCACTGCATGCCCCGAACCTGACCGGGATTGAAATCGCCATGGAACTTTTCCCGCACACCCCGCAGGTCACGGTGTTCGATACGGAGTTCCATCAGACCATTCCCAAAAAAGCTTTCATGTATCCAATACCATTAAACCTTTACAAAGAATTGAAAATCCGTAAATACGGATTCCACGGAACGTCACATAAGTATGTCACAAAACGAGCAGCCACACACCTTGGCAAACCAATGGGAAAAACCAATCTCATCACCATCCATTTGGGAAATGGCTGTTCCATGGCTGCGGTCAAAAATGGTCAATGTGCCGATACCACCATGGGACTGACGCCGCTGGCCGGGCTGATGATGGGGACACGGTGCGGCGATGTGGATCCCGCCATTCTCGCTTTTATCGCCAAGCACAAGAAAATGGGCATCGAAGATATCGACACCATGCTCAACAAGAAAAGCGGGCTGTACGGAATTTGCGGGACAAACGATATGCGGGATATTCATGCCGCGCGAGAAAACGGGGATGCCAATGCCCAGCTCGCCTTTGAGATGTTCGCCTATCGGGTCAAGCTGTTCATCGGCGCGTATCTGGCCGTGCTCGGCACCATTGATGCCGTGGTTTTCACGGCGGGAATCGGAGAAAACGACGCCCACGTCAGGGCACTGGCCTGTAAAGGGCTTGAACCACTGGGAATCACAATAGACCAAGAAAAGAATACACTTCGAGAACCGGGAACACGCACGATCAGTGCCGATGACAGCCCCATTTCCATCCTCATTGTCCCCACAAACGAGGAGCTGGAAATTGCGAAGGAAACAATGGCTTTGGTCAATGGTTAA
- the nifJ gene encoding pyruvate:ferredoxin (flavodoxin) oxidoreductase, translating into MSKMKTMDGNTAAAWVAYAMSETAAIYPITPSSTMGEIADEWASQGRKNIFGHTLNIRQLQSEAGAAGAVHGSLAGGSLTTTFTASQGLLLMIPNMYKISGELNPCVFHVSARAVAGHALSIFGDHQDVMACRQTGFALLAAASVQEVMDLSLVAHLSTVEASVPFVSFFDGFRTSHEIQKIETIDYDDMKPLLNTEKLEAFRSRAMNPEHPNIRGTAQNPDIYYQGREVANTYYDAIPAIVEEYMDKVSALTGRAYKPFDYVGAPDAERVIISMGSSCETIEEVVNHLVANGEKIGLIKVRLYRPFSAKHFLSVLPKTASIVSVLDRTKEPGALGDPLYQDICTSLIEKGEGPKVLGGRYGLGSKEFTPAMVKAIYDNMAAATPKQHFNVGITDDITNSSLDVADVLDTTPKGTVQCKFWGLGSDGTVGANKQAIKIIGDNTDMYAQGYFAYDSKKSGGITISHLRFGDEPIQSTYLVTAADYVACHNPSYVTQYNVLEGIKDGGTFVLNCAWTADEIDAKLPAAMRRTIARKNLKFYTVDAVKIAGEVGLGGRINMVMQTAFFKLADVIPFDQAITLLKNGIEAAYGKKGPKIVTMNYAAVDKAPDAIVSIDVPAGWADLADDVIEGKDEPDYVKNVMRPILAQQGDKLPVSVFSKDGTAPLSTAKYEKRGVAIMVPEWIADNCIQCNQCAFVCPHSALRPVLVTEDDTAKAPTGFTTTEAKGKDVKGLRYRMQVNTMDCLGCGNCADICPAKDKALVMKPLATQTENQVPNFDFTETVPYVDAFKRDTVKGSQFRQSLLEFSGACAGCGETPYVKVLTQLFGERMVIANATGCSSIWGASAPSTPYCTNRDGFGPAWGNSLFEDAAEFGFGIEMSISNRRNTLIELVEKAIEETSGDIKATLSGWLAAKDDAQESEAWGDKLKEALKGETSDLLGEIADRADLFTKKSIWIFGGDGWAYDIGYGGVDHVLASGEDINIMVLDTEVYSNTGGQSSKATPLGSIAKFAAAGKKTGKKDLGRMAMTYGYVYVAQVAMGANKQQLLKAFKEAEAYKGPSLIICYAPCINQGIKKGMGKTQLEQKLAVDSGYWPLYRFDPQRIEQGKNPLQVESKAPDGTLQEFLSGENRYAMLERFHPELSKAYRAQIEKDYEERYATLTRLAKADYSKPVPETEEPCATGVSAESPGTGETCDDGR; encoded by the coding sequence ATGTCCAAGATGAAAACCATGGACGGTAATACCGCCGCTGCCTGGGTTGCCTATGCAATGAGCGAAACGGCCGCCATCTACCCCATCACCCCTTCGTCAACCATGGGCGAAATCGCCGATGAATGGGCCTCGCAAGGCCGCAAAAACATCTTCGGCCACACCCTCAATATACGTCAGCTCCAATCCGAAGCCGGCGCAGCCGGTGCAGTTCACGGTTCCTTGGCCGGTGGCTCATTGACCACCACATTCACGGCATCACAGGGACTTTTGCTCATGATTCCAAACATGTACAAAATTTCTGGAGAACTCAATCCCTGCGTTTTCCACGTCTCCGCTCGTGCGGTCGCGGGCCACGCCCTGTCAATCTTCGGCGATCATCAGGATGTCATGGCCTGTCGCCAGACCGGATTCGCGCTGCTTGCCGCAGCCAGCGTCCAGGAAGTCATGGACCTCTCCCTGGTGGCACATCTGTCCACGGTGGAAGCGTCTGTTCCGTTCGTTTCTTTCTTTGACGGATTCCGGACCTCGCATGAAATCCAGAAAATCGAAACCATCGACTACGACGACATGAAGCCGTTGTTGAACACGGAAAAGCTCGAAGCCTTCCGTTCCCGGGCCATGAACCCGGAACATCCGAACATCCGTGGAACCGCCCAGAACCCGGATATCTACTATCAGGGTCGTGAAGTGGCCAATACCTATTATGACGCCATTCCCGCCATTGTCGAAGAGTACATGGACAAGGTTTCGGCCCTGACCGGTCGCGCATACAAACCGTTCGATTATGTAGGTGCCCCTGACGCCGAACGGGTCATCATTTCCATGGGTTCCTCCTGCGAAACCATTGAAGAAGTGGTCAACCACCTGGTGGCAAACGGCGAAAAGATCGGCCTCATCAAGGTCCGCCTGTACCGTCCGTTCTCGGCCAAGCACTTCCTGTCCGTACTGCCAAAAACAGCGTCCATCGTGTCCGTCCTCGATCGGACCAAAGAACCGGGTGCCCTGGGCGATCCCCTGTATCAGGATATCTGTACTTCGCTGATCGAAAAAGGCGAAGGTCCGAAGGTTCTCGGTGGCCGCTACGGTCTCGGGTCCAAGGAATTCACCCCGGCCATGGTCAAAGCCATTTACGACAACATGGCTGCCGCCACTCCGAAGCAGCACTTCAACGTCGGCATCACTGACGACATCACCAATTCCTCGCTGGACGTGGCCGATGTCCTCGACACCACGCCCAAAGGCACGGTCCAATGCAAATTCTGGGGCCTCGGCTCTGACGGAACCGTTGGTGCAAACAAACAGGCCATCAAGATCATCGGTGACAACACCGACATGTATGCACAGGGATACTTTGCCTACGATTCCAAAAAATCCGGCGGCATCACCATTTCCCATCTGCGTTTCGGCGACGAACCGATCCAGTCCACCTATCTGGTCACGGCCGCTGACTATGTAGCCTGCCATAATCCCAGCTACGTCACTCAATACAACGTACTCGAAGGGATCAAGGATGGCGGCACATTCGTGTTGAACTGTGCCTGGACCGCCGATGAAATCGACGCAAAACTGCCCGCAGCCATGCGTCGAACCATTGCGCGGAAAAATCTCAAATTCTACACCGTTGACGCCGTGAAAATCGCTGGCGAAGTCGGTCTTGGTGGCCGTATCAACATGGTCATGCAGACCGCGTTCTTCAAACTGGCCGACGTCATCCCGTTTGACCAGGCCATCACCCTGCTCAAGAACGGCATCGAAGCCGCGTATGGCAAGAAGGGACCGAAAATCGTCACCATGAACTATGCCGCTGTGGACAAGGCTCCCGACGCGATCGTCAGCATTGACGTTCCCGCAGGTTGGGCAGACCTCGCCGACGATGTGATCGAGGGAAAAGACGAACCGGATTACGTCAAAAACGTGATGCGCCCGATCCTGGCTCAACAGGGCGACAAACTCCCGGTCTCCGTATTCTCGAAAGACGGAACCGCCCCGCTGTCCACGGCAAAATATGAAAAACGTGGCGTGGCCATCATGGTCCCCGAATGGATCGCTGACAACTGCATCCAGTGCAATCAGTGCGCCTTTGTCTGTCCACACTCCGCCCTGCGCCCGGTCCTCGTGACCGAAGACGACACGGCAAAGGCCCCGACCGGTTTCACGACCACGGAAGCCAAGGGCAAGGACGTCAAGGGACTGCGGTACAGAATGCAGGTCAACACCATGGACTGTCTGGGTTGCGGCAACTGCGCCGACATCTGCCCGGCCAAGGACAAGGCGTTGGTCATGAAGCCCCTTGCCACGCAGACCGAAAACCAGGTTCCCAACTTCGACTTCACGGAAACCGTCCCATATGTCGATGCTTTCAAACGTGACACCGTCAAGGGTTCCCAGTTCCGTCAATCCCTGTTGGAATTCTCGGGAGCATGTGCCGGATGTGGCGAAACCCCGTATGTGAAAGTGCTGACCCAACTCTTTGGCGAACGCATGGTCATTGCCAATGCCACGGGTTGCTCCTCGATCTGGGGCGCATCCGCACCATCCACCCCGTATTGCACCAACCGTGACGGTTTTGGTCCGGCATGGGGCAACTCTCTGTTTGAAGACGCCGCCGAATTCGGTTTCGGTATTGAAATGAGTATCTCCAACCGCCGCAACACCTTGATTGAACTGGTTGAAAAAGCCATTGAAGAGACCTCCGGCGATATCAAGGCCACACTCTCCGGTTGGCTCGCCGCCAAGGATGACGCGCAGGAATCCGAAGCATGGGGCGACAAGCTGAAAGAAGCCCTCAAAGGCGAAACCTCTGACCTGCTCGGTGAAATCGCGGACAGGGCCGACCTGTTCACCAAAAAATCCATCTGGATTTTCGGTGGCGACGGCTGGGCCTACGACATCGGCTACGGCGGCGTGGACCATGTCCTCGCATCCGGCGAAGATATCAACATCATGGTACTGGACACCGAGGTGTATTCCAACACCGGCGGGCAGTCTTCCAAGGCCACCCCGCTCGGCTCTATCGCGAAATTCGCGGCCGCAGGCAAAAAGACCGGCAAGAAGGATCTGGGCCGCATGGCCATGACCTATGGCTACGTGTACGTGGCTCAGGTCGCCATGGGTGCCAACAAGCAGCAGTTGCTCAAAGCATTCAAGGAAGCCGAAGCCTACAAGGGTCCGTCCCTGATCATCTGTTACGCGCCCTGCATCAACCAGGGTATCAAAAAGGGCATGGGCAAGACCCAGCTCGAACAGAAACTGGCTGTTGATTCCGGCTACTGGCCGCTCTATCGCTTTGACCCGCAACGAATCGAACAGGGTAAGAACCCCCTGCAAGTCGAATCCAAGGCCCCGGACGGCACCTTGCAGGAATTCCTGTCCGGCGAAAACAGGTACGCCATGCTTGAACGGTTCCACCCGGAACTGTCCAAAGCCTATCGTGCCCAGATCGAAAAGGACTATGAGGAACGGTACGCCACCCTCACCCGTCTGGCCAAAGCGGACTACAGCAAACCAGTCCCCGAAACCGAAGAGCCATGTGCAACCGGCGTTTCCGCCGAAAGCCCCGGCACAGGCGAGACCTGTGACGACGGCAGATAG
- a CDS encoding NirD/YgiW/YdeI family stress tolerance protein: protein MKRFSLIFLFLLCVFVTSAIAGPTKVLTVAEAKASAIDTNVVLTGEVVKVINDKSFLFSDGTGELLVHVNDGEMNKVAAMKAEVDVTGLIVQDFMYTEVQATSVTARN from the coding sequence ATGAAACGTTTTAGTCTGATTTTTCTGTTTTTGTTATGTGTGTTTGTTACCTCAGCGATTGCCGGACCGACCAAGGTATTGACCGTGGCCGAAGCCAAGGCGTCTGCCATTGACACCAACGTGGTTTTGACGGGTGAAGTTGTGAAGGTCATCAACGACAAGAGTTTCCTTTTTTCCGACGGCACGGGCGAACTGCTGGTTCACGTGAACGATGGTGAAATGAACAAGGTTGCCGCGATGAAGGCCGAGGTTGATGTGACTGGTCTGATTGTTCAGGATTTCATGTATACCGAAGTCCAGGCGACGTCCGTCACGGCTCGCAACTAG
- a CDS encoding zinc ribbon domain-containing protein YjdM — MENLPNCPQCKSEYVYHDGSILVCPECGCEFQAEDVAEKVYKDANGNVLVDGDTVIITQNLKVKGASSPIKKGTKVKNIRLVEPEDGIHDISCKIPGFGSMMLKTSVVKKG; from the coding sequence ATGGAAAATTTACCGAATTGCCCACAGTGCAAATCCGAATATGTGTATCATGACGGCAGTATTTTAGTGTGTCCGGAATGTGGCTGTGAATTTCAGGCCGAAGATGTGGCTGAAAAAGTCTACAAGGACGCTAATGGGAACGTGTTGGTCGACGGAGACACGGTTATCATTACCCAGAATCTGAAGGTCAAAGGCGCGTCCTCCCCCATCAAAAAGGGGACGAAAGTCAAGAATATCAGACTGGTCGAGCCGGAAGACGGTATTCATGACATCTCCTGCAAGATTCCAGGATTTGGCTCCATGATGTTGAAAACGTCAGTCGTCAAGAAAGGATAG